A part of Maridesulfovibrio hydrothermalis AM13 = DSM 14728 genomic DNA contains:
- the mqnC gene encoding cyclic dehypoxanthinyl futalosine synthase: MTSLTQSPAEVLEIGAKVQAGERINFDDALTLLEKADLFDLGCLAHKIRMEKHPEPNVTYVIDRNINYSNICECGCRFCAFYKAPGQEGGFVISRDELGQKIQETVDLGGTQILMQGGHNPDLPLTFYEEMLTFIKDNYPVHIHAFSPPEVVFFSELEGISIEEVLKRLIKAGLASIPGGGAEILVDKVRKKIAPKKCSTELWLEVMETAHNLGLRTTATMMFGHEETTADRIEHLFALREVQDRTGGFTAFIPWTFQPDNTNIPGARKITSVEYLRMLAVSRIVLDNFDNLQVSWVTMGPKISQLALFYGGNDFGSTMIEENVVKAAGVEFRLSENGIHDLIIKAGFTPKQRLMDYTLAESNNG; encoded by the coding sequence ATGACAAGTCTTACTCAAAGCCCTGCTGAAGTTTTAGAAATTGGTGCAAAGGTTCAAGCCGGCGAACGCATCAATTTTGATGATGCTTTGACTCTTCTTGAAAAAGCAGACCTCTTCGATCTGGGCTGTCTGGCTCACAAAATCAGGATGGAAAAACATCCTGAACCTAATGTCACATACGTTATCGACCGCAACATCAACTATTCAAATATTTGTGAATGCGGATGCCGGTTTTGTGCTTTTTACAAAGCCCCCGGCCAAGAAGGCGGATTTGTAATCAGCCGCGATGAATTAGGACAGAAGATTCAAGAAACAGTTGATCTGGGTGGAACACAGATTCTCATGCAAGGCGGTCATAATCCAGATCTTCCACTCACTTTTTATGAAGAAATGTTAACTTTTATCAAAGATAACTATCCAGTGCATATCCATGCATTCTCTCCGCCTGAAGTTGTTTTTTTCAGCGAACTTGAAGGAATCTCCATTGAGGAAGTCCTCAAACGGCTCATTAAAGCCGGACTTGCCTCCATCCCGGGCGGCGGGGCTGAAATACTGGTAGATAAAGTTCGCAAAAAAATAGCCCCCAAAAAATGCTCTACAGAACTTTGGCTTGAAGTCATGGAGACAGCACATAATCTTGGCCTGCGCACAACAGCTACAATGATGTTCGGGCACGAAGAAACAACTGCTGACCGCATTGAACACCTTTTTGCCCTTAGAGAAGTGCAGGATCGCACCGGTGGTTTTACAGCTTTCATTCCCTGGACATTCCAGCCGGACAACACCAATATACCCGGTGCACGCAAAATAACCAGCGTAGAATATCTGCGCATGCTGGCTGTTTCAAGAATCGTCCTTGATAATTTCGACAACCTGCAGGTGTCATGGGTGACTATGGGACCGAAAATATCACAGCTTGCCCTTTTCTATGGCGGCAACGATTTTGGCTCTACAATGATCGAAGAAAACGTAGTTAAAGCTGCCGGTGTTGAATTCAGACTCTCTGAAAATGGAATTCACGACCTCATCATCAAAGCAGGGTTTACTCCTAAGCAAAGACTTATGGACTACACTCTTGCGGAGTCCAATAATGGATAA
- a CDS encoding DMT family transporter: MSSTTLLYFKLIGSVTFWGGTWIAGRILAEDLTPYSAAFLRFLFATIFMFFLVRRTTGRKPECQLADILPLAFLGLTGVFLYNILFFTGLQTVTAGRAALIIAGTPTFIALGSALFFKEKFTPGKIAGFLLAITGVATTIGDGNPISIITQGASYGDLCIVGCVFSWAAYSLAGKPVMKRINPIESVYWSSLFGTIMLLGPALYHGLLNEILNASMTDYSCILYLALLGTGLGFSWYFEAIREIGPSKTGIFINLVPVTAIILGAIILGEPVGLPLIIGGMLTISGVYITNRS, encoded by the coding sequence ATGTCCTCCACTACTCTGCTTTATTTTAAACTGATCGGCTCTGTTACATTCTGGGGCGGAACCTGGATTGCCGGAAGAATCCTTGCCGAAGATCTTACTCCTTACTCTGCTGCTTTTCTGCGGTTTCTGTTTGCTACGATTTTCATGTTTTTTCTAGTTCGCCGTACAACAGGAAGAAAACCCGAATGCCAACTGGCTGATATTCTTCCTCTTGCATTTCTCGGTCTGACAGGAGTTTTCCTGTATAATATCCTATTCTTCACAGGGCTTCAGACCGTTACTGCCGGCCGCGCCGCGCTTATCATTGCCGGAACGCCGACCTTTATCGCACTGGGATCGGCTCTTTTCTTTAAAGAAAAATTTACTCCGGGGAAAATCGCCGGATTTCTTTTAGCAATTACAGGGGTAGCAACAACTATAGGAGACGGAAATCCAATTTCAATCATCACGCAGGGAGCCAGCTACGGCGACTTGTGCATTGTCGGATGCGTTTTCAGCTGGGCGGCATATTCACTGGCGGGAAAACCGGTAATGAAACGAATCAACCCCATTGAATCAGTTTACTGGTCCAGCTTGTTTGGAACAATTATGCTTCTCGGTCCTGCTCTTTATCACGGACTGCTAAATGAAATTTTAAATGCATCCATGACAGACTACAGCTGTATTTTATATTTAGCACTGCTGGGTACGGGGTTGGGTTTCAGCTGGTATTTTGAGGCAATCCGCGAAATTGGACCTTCAAAAACAGGGATTTTTATCAACCTTGTGCCGGTTACGGCTATCATCCTCGGAGCGATAATTTTGGGTGAACCGGTTGGACTGCCTTTAATCATCGGAGGAATGCTTACCATTTCGGGGGTTTACATCACCAACAGAAGTTAA
- a CDS encoding DMT family transporter — protein MSFFQSKYIAVVALLVAVFLWSSSFIALKVAMAVYDPMVVIFGRMILASLCFLFFIPSFKKQAIQKGDLKWLAFMAFCEPCMYFIFESHALVYTSASQAGMIVATLPLLMAVSARFILKEKLSKKTLSGFILAVIGGIWLSLSSSSTEASPAPMLGNFLEFLAMCCAVGYMTVLKKMTARYSALYLTAFQAFMGAIFYLPLLALPSTTLPTVFDPVAVWTIVYLGVCITLGAYGLYNFGMSRLPANQTTAYVNLIPVFTLFMGWAILDETFTSMQFAAAGLVMSGVIMSQDRKMSS, from the coding sequence ATGTCCTTTTTTCAATCGAAATATATCGCTGTAGTAGCACTGCTTGTGGCAGTATTCCTATGGTCCAGCTCGTTTATTGCACTTAAAGTTGCCATGGCAGTATACGATCCCATGGTTGTAATCTTCGGCAGAATGATTTTGGCTTCCCTGTGTTTTTTATTTTTTATCCCCAGCTTCAAAAAACAGGCTATCCAGAAAGGTGACCTCAAATGGCTGGCCTTCATGGCTTTTTGCGAGCCATGCATGTACTTTATCTTCGAAAGCCATGCTCTGGTCTACACGTCAGCATCACAGGCAGGAATGATTGTGGCAACTCTGCCTTTGCTGATGGCGGTTTCTGCAAGGTTCATTCTCAAAGAAAAACTGAGCAAAAAAACTCTGTCCGGTTTTATTCTGGCTGTTATCGGCGGTATTTGGCTTTCTCTATCATCCAGTTCAACTGAAGCATCTCCAGCCCCCATGCTGGGCAATTTTTTAGAATTTCTGGCCATGTGCTGCGCTGTCGGCTACATGACCGTGCTGAAAAAAATGACCGCGCGATATTCCGCACTTTACCTGACAGCGTTTCAAGCCTTCATGGGAGCAATTTTCTATCTACCGTTACTGGCTCTTCCTTCAACAACTCTGCCTACAGTATTTGATCCCGTTGCTGTCTGGACCATCGTATACCTGGGCGTATGCATCACTCTTGGCGCATACGGACTCTATAATTTCGGTATGAGCCGCCTGCCCGCAAACCAGACCACCGCATACGTAAACCTAATTCCCGTATTCACCCTGTTCATGGGATGGGCAATCCTCGACGAGACTTTCACCTCTATGCAATTCGCAGCAGCAGGACTGGTCATGTCTGGAGTCATAATGAGTCAGGATAGAAAAATGAGTTCATGA
- the yjgA gene encoding ribosome biogenesis factor YjgA, translating to MDDAANSGRLLPFTIIKKIMYDNEDLYQEDETGVPSRSQKKREMIALQRLAERLMKLSPELIKKCGLPDYFIEEVLDAKSITAHEGKRRQTQYVGKLMRDLDPQPLLNFLEDIEFGNRTDNARFQSIEKWRDGLVAGDLSILDEIMTAHPQAERQRLAQLARNAKKEKDKNKPPKSARALFKALRELSE from the coding sequence GTGGATGATGCCGCCAATTCCGGCAGATTACTGCCATTCACCATAATCAAAAAAATTATGTACGATAACGAAGATTTATATCAGGAAGATGAAACAGGCGTTCCAAGCCGTTCTCAGAAAAAAAGAGAGATGATTGCCTTACAGAGACTGGCTGAAAGACTCATGAAACTCAGCCCGGAACTGATTAAAAAATGTGGTCTGCCCGACTATTTTATTGAAGAGGTTCTGGATGCCAAGTCCATTACTGCTCACGAAGGTAAAAGACGTCAGACCCAGTATGTAGGCAAACTCATGCGTGATCTTGACCCCCAGCCACTCCTTAACTTCCTCGAAGACATTGAATTCGGCAACCGGACCGACAATGCAAGGTTTCAAAGTATTGAAAAGTGGAGAGACGGACTGGTGGCAGGTGATTTATCCATACTTGATGAAATCATGACAGCTCATCCGCAAGCTGAAAGGCAACGTCTGGCCCAGCTTGCGCGAAATGCAAAAAAAGAAAAGGATAAGAATAAACCGCCTAAATCCGCAAGGGCTCTTTTCAAAGCTCTACGCGAACTATCTGAGTAA
- a CDS encoding 1,4-dihydroxy-6-naphthoate synthase: MSKILEMGYSPCPNDTFIFHALASGIVPVAPYKLSITLADVEELNSLARAGRMDICKVSVHAAAHIMNDYILLRAGGAMGRGVGPLLLSSAPCTISHLDGKRVAIPGRNTTANLLFSLMCREAGIKVELVEMVFDQVMPAISKGAVEAGVVIHEGRFTFQDLGLSKIEDLGRWWENFSGLPIPLGSIAIKRSLGLETASLINSAIRRSLTLSYVDTDAAWPYIKEHAQEMDDDVIREHIDTFVTDYSMDVGDEGQKAVARLLLEAAQMDGVELPDLPFFIDL; encoded by the coding sequence ATGAGCAAAATTCTTGAAATGGGCTATTCACCCTGCCCCAACGACACATTTATTTTTCATGCCCTTGCCAGCGGGATTGTTCCTGTTGCCCCTTATAAACTGAGCATCACCCTTGCCGATGTGGAAGAGCTTAACTCACTTGCCCGTGCGGGGCGTATGGATATCTGCAAAGTTTCCGTCCACGCCGCAGCACATATCATGAATGATTATATTCTGCTGCGCGCCGGTGGTGCTATGGGCAGAGGAGTAGGGCCGTTGCTGCTTTCAAGCGCACCTTGCACTATCAGCCACCTTGATGGCAAGCGTGTTGCCATACCCGGACGAAATACGACTGCAAACCTTTTATTCAGCCTGATGTGCCGGGAGGCCGGAATAAAGGTTGAATTGGTAGAAATGGTTTTTGATCAGGTAATGCCTGCAATAAGCAAAGGAGCAGTTGAAGCAGGTGTTGTAATTCATGAAGGCCGTTTTACATTTCAGGATCTCGGTTTATCCAAGATAGAAGATCTGGGCAGATGGTGGGAAAATTTTTCAGGACTTCCTATTCCGCTAGGCTCGATAGCAATTAAACGTTCTCTGGGGTTGGAAACTGCAAGCTTAATCAACTCGGCTATTCGTAGAAGTCTGACTCTTTCATACGTTGATACCGATGCGGCATGGCCTTACATTAAAGAACATGCGCAGGAGATGGATGACGATGTGATCAGGGAGCACATAGATACTTTTGTGACCGACTACAGCATGGATGTCGGAGACGAAGGGCAGAAGGCTGTTGCAAGGCTTCTCCTTGAAGCTGCACAGATGGATGGTGTGGAGTTGCCTGATCTTCCTTTTTTTATTGATTTGTAA
- the mqnE gene encoding aminofutalosine synthase MqnE, with protein sequence MISKNYFNNAGLGSILDKILAGDRLSIEDGHTLFECKDLTALGTLASIVRRKMHGSKTFYVLNRHINYTNICINGCLFCAYARERGEQGAFQLSKEDIMEKLRSAPVAPREIHVVGGCHPDIPLSFFEETFVSIKSEFPQAVIKSFTAVEIAHFAKIEGISTIETLERLRKAGAEMLPGGGAEIFAPETRRKICPKKLDADNWLRVHGEAHKLGYSTNCTMLFGHIESIADRLDHLDRLRKQQDETGGFNCFIPLPFLTENSRLEIEHPLTGIDELKTIAISRLMLDNIPHIKAYWVMLGVKQAQTALHFGADDFDGTVVEEKIGHMAGASSDQALTRSELEEMIRGCGFTPVERDAAFNEV encoded by the coding sequence ATGATCTCAAAAAATTATTTCAATAATGCGGGGCTAGGCTCCATTCTGGATAAAATTCTTGCAGGAGACAGACTCTCCATCGAAGACGGCCATACCCTTTTCGAATGCAAAGACTTAACAGCTCTCGGCACATTGGCTTCTATTGTAAGACGCAAGATGCACGGCAGCAAAACTTTTTATGTCCTGAACAGACACATAAACTACACAAACATCTGTATTAACGGCTGTTTATTTTGTGCTTATGCCCGTGAACGCGGTGAGCAGGGGGCCTTTCAGTTATCCAAAGAAGATATCATGGAAAAACTGCGCAGTGCTCCGGTCGCACCACGTGAAATTCACGTAGTCGGCGGCTGCCACCCGGATATACCACTCTCCTTTTTTGAAGAGACCTTCGTATCTATAAAAAGTGAGTTTCCACAGGCTGTAATCAAAAGTTTCACCGCAGTTGAAATTGCCCACTTTGCTAAGATCGAAGGAATTTCTACTATTGAAACTCTCGAAAGACTACGCAAGGCAGGAGCTGAGATGCTTCCCGGCGGCGGGGCTGAAATTTTTGCTCCCGAAACACGCAGAAAAATATGCCCTAAAAAATTGGATGCAGATAACTGGCTGCGCGTACACGGCGAAGCACATAAACTAGGGTACTCTACCAACTGCACCATGCTGTTCGGACATATTGAATCTATTGCAGACAGACTTGACCATCTCGACCGCCTCCGCAAACAACAAGATGAGACAGGTGGATTCAACTGCTTTATCCCCCTTCCCTTTCTGACTGAAAACAGTAGACTTGAAATTGAACATCCGCTGACCGGAATTGATGAACTCAAAACCATTGCCATAAGCAGACTGATGCTGGACAACATTCCACATATCAAAGCTTACTGGGTGATGCTCGGAGTAAAGCAGGCTCAAACAGCTCTGCATTTCGGTGCGGACGACTTTGACGGAACTGTGGTTGAAGAAAAAATCGGACATATGGCCGGAGCATCTTCTGACCAAGCTCTGACACGTAGTGAACTGGAAGAAATGATAAGGGGATGCGGCTTCACTCCAGTCGAACGTGATGCTGCCTTTAACGAGGTATAA